The following are from one region of the Ananas comosus cultivar F153 unplaced genomic scaffold, ASM154086v1, whole genome shotgun sequence genome:
- the LOC109704804 gene encoding formamidopyrimidine-DNA glycosylase-like isoform X1, protein MPELPEVEVARRALQEHCAGRRILRCSAADDPKVIDGVSPSQLESSLAGKTVLAAARKGKNLWLRLDSPPFPSFQFGMTGAVYIKGVELSKYKRSAVSPTEEWPSKYSKLFVELEDGVEFSFTDKRRLAKVRLLEDPESVPPISELGPDALFEPMQVDEFMNALRKKKIAIKALLLDQSFISGIGNWIADEVLYQARIHPMQIAANLSKESCETLHRCIKEVIEKALEVGADSSQFPEHWIYHSRDKKPGKAFVEGKRVEFITAGGRTTAFVPELQKFEGPQSNEIPSTKLKRAKTGKKFPGKQESDDEDAEVNENSKPKSGQKSSKGTKKQPKKARDDDEEEEESEKPAKGARGKQVKMASKKKTKSNTEESDSEDEEVNESSKFERRRNSSKGGKKPKKTSESDDDDDDEEEELEKTSKRQPLTKGAKSNQASAQQRKKQRK, encoded by the exons ATGCCGGAGCTGCCGGAGGTGGAGGTGGCGCGGCGGGCGCTGCAGGAGCACTGCGCGGGGAGGCGGATCTTGCGCTGCTCGGCGGCGGACGACCCGAAGGTGATCGACGGCGTCTCCCCCTCGCAACTCGAGTCGTCCCTCGCCGGGAAGACCGTCCTCGCCGCCGCCCGCAAGGGCAAGAACCTCTGGCTCCGCCTCGACTCCCCCCCCTTCCCCTCCTTCCAATTCG GGATGACGGGTGCGGTCTACATCAAAGGTGTGGAATTGAGCAAATACAAAAG GTCGGCGGTGAGCCCGACGGAGGAGTGGCCATCGAAATACTCCAAATTGTTTGTTGAA CTGGAAGATGGTGTCGAGTTTTCCTTCACCGATAAGAGACGCCTCGCAAAAGTTCGCTTGCTTGAAGAT CCTGAATCTGTGCCTCCAATTTCTGAGCTGGGTCCAGATGCCCTGTTCGAGCCTATGCAGGTCGATGAGTTCATGAATGCCCTAAGAAAAAAGAAGATCGCGATAAAGGCTTTGTTACTTGATCAG AGCTTTATATCTGGTATTGGTAACTGGATCGCGGATGAGGTGCTCTATCAG gcaAGGATTCATCCCATGCAAATTGCTGCAAACCTATCGAAAGAGAGCTGTGAGACTCTCCATCGATGCATCAAAGAG gTTATTGAAAAGGCCCTTGAAGTCGGTGCAGACAGTAGCCAGTTTCCAGAACATTGGATTTATCATTCTCGTGATAAGAAACCTGGCAAGGCATTTGTGGAAG GAAAGAGAGTCGAATTCATCACTGCAGGTGGCAGA ACCACAGCTTTCGTGCCAGAATTGCAAAAATTTGAAGGCCCCCAGTCAAACGAGATCCCGTCAACTAAATTAAAGAGAGCCAAAACTGGTAAAAAATTTCCTGGTAAGCAAGAATCAGATGACGAGGATGCAGAAGTCAATGAAAATTCAAAGCCAAAAAGCGGCCAAAAAAGTTCCAAAGGTACTAAGAAGCAGCCAAAGAAAGCAAGAGATGAcgatgaggaagaggaggaatcAGAGAAGCCGGCGAAAGGGGCGAGGGGGAAGCAAGTTAAAATGGcatcaaagaaaaaaactaaatctaatACAGAAGAGTCCGATAGTGAGGACGAGGAAGTTAATGAAAGTTCGAAGTTCGAGAGGAGAAGGAATAGCTCCAAAGGCGGTAAGAAGCCAAAGAAAACAAGTGAAAgcgatgacgatgacgatgacgagGAAGAGGAGTTAGAAAAAACTAGCAAGAGGCAGCCATTAACGAAAGGAGCCAAGTCTAACCAAGCAAGCGCTCAGCAGAGGAAGAAACAACGCAAGTAG
- the LOC109704804 gene encoding formamidopyrimidine-DNA glycosylase-like isoform X2: protein MTGAVYIKGVELSKYKRSAVSPTEEWPSKYSKLFVELEDGVEFSFTDKRRLAKVRLLEDPESVPPISELGPDALFEPMQVDEFMNALRKKKIAIKALLLDQSFISGIGNWIADEVLYQARIHPMQIAANLSKESCETLHRCIKEVIEKALEVGADSSQFPEHWIYHSRDKKPGKAFVEGKRVEFITAGGRTTAFVPELQKFEGPQSNEIPSTKLKRAKTGKKFPGKQESDDEDAEVNENSKPKSGQKSSKGTKKQPKKARDDDEEEEESEKPAKGARGKQVKMASKKKTKSNTEESDSEDEEVNESSKFERRRNSSKGGKKPKKTSESDDDDDDEEEELEKTSKRQPLTKGAKSNQASAQQRKKQRK, encoded by the exons ATGACGGGTGCGGTCTACATCAAAGGTGTGGAATTGAGCAAATACAAAAG GTCGGCGGTGAGCCCGACGGAGGAGTGGCCATCGAAATACTCCAAATTGTTTGTTGAA CTGGAAGATGGTGTCGAGTTTTCCTTCACCGATAAGAGACGCCTCGCAAAAGTTCGCTTGCTTGAAGAT CCTGAATCTGTGCCTCCAATTTCTGAGCTGGGTCCAGATGCCCTGTTCGAGCCTATGCAGGTCGATGAGTTCATGAATGCCCTAAGAAAAAAGAAGATCGCGATAAAGGCTTTGTTACTTGATCAG AGCTTTATATCTGGTATTGGTAACTGGATCGCGGATGAGGTGCTCTATCAG gcaAGGATTCATCCCATGCAAATTGCTGCAAACCTATCGAAAGAGAGCTGTGAGACTCTCCATCGATGCATCAAAGAG gTTATTGAAAAGGCCCTTGAAGTCGGTGCAGACAGTAGCCAGTTTCCAGAACATTGGATTTATCATTCTCGTGATAAGAAACCTGGCAAGGCATTTGTGGAAG GAAAGAGAGTCGAATTCATCACTGCAGGTGGCAGA ACCACAGCTTTCGTGCCAGAATTGCAAAAATTTGAAGGCCCCCAGTCAAACGAGATCCCGTCAACTAAATTAAAGAGAGCCAAAACTGGTAAAAAATTTCCTGGTAAGCAAGAATCAGATGACGAGGATGCAGAAGTCAATGAAAATTCAAAGCCAAAAAGCGGCCAAAAAAGTTCCAAAGGTACTAAGAAGCAGCCAAAGAAAGCAAGAGATGAcgatgaggaagaggaggaatcAGAGAAGCCGGCGAAAGGGGCGAGGGGGAAGCAAGTTAAAATGGcatcaaagaaaaaaactaaatctaatACAGAAGAGTCCGATAGTGAGGACGAGGAAGTTAATGAAAGTTCGAAGTTCGAGAGGAGAAGGAATAGCTCCAAAGGCGGTAAGAAGCCAAAGAAAACAAGTGAAAgcgatgacgatgacgatgacgagGAAGAGGAGTTAGAAAAAACTAGCAAGAGGCAGCCATTAACGAAAGGAGCCAAGTCTAACCAAGCAAGCGCTCAGCAGAGGAAGAAACAACGCAAGTAG
- the LOC109704805 gene encoding ACT domain-containing protein ACR2-like, which produces MEVCCPYFDPEFDNLNEKIYGPRVYVDNESCERCTVVKVNSLNKQGLLLEVLEVLADVDLFINKSYISSDAGWFMDVFHVKDQRGSKIYDRKIIGYIKEAIGARRDRKNSEVRISKGIATKSETASECTAIEMIGPNRPGLFSEISAVLAEQRCNVVEAHAWSHNDCLACVAYISDESTSTVINDPDRLATIEDHLSTVLRPATAYCDRDKGVKAHFLGCDSSMSHTERRLHQLMLANRDFDGPPRPTTASTFSSMEINGDGEGRRTVVSIDRCNEKRYSVVNVDCVDRPKLMFDTVCTLTDMQYIVFHASSTSHGPFASQEYYIRHKDGRMLDSAGEKQLVVKCLEAAIERRICEGVRIELCTENTAGLLSYITRVLRENGLTVAHADIATRGEKTRSVLYVRDISGNKVDLGVIESIKRELEPFAFQVRNEQALPRKYSSEGGDGYGFSFVSLLRSQLERFSHSFVSI; this is translated from the exons ATGGAAGTTTGCTGCCCTTACTTTGATCCTGAATTTGACAATCTTAATGAGAAGATATACGGCCCGAG GGTTTATGTTGACAATGAGTCTTGCGAGAGATGCACTGTTGTTAAG GTGAATAGTCTCAACAAACAAGGCCTCCTACTTGAAGTCCTGGAAGTTTTGGCCGACGTCGATCTTTTCATCAACAAAAGCTATATATCTTCTGATGCAGGATGGTTCATGGATG TTTTCCATGTGAAAGATCAGCGAGGTAGTAAGATATACGATAGGAAGATTATCGGCTACATAAAAGAG GCCATAGGTGCAAGAAGAGATCGTAAGAACTCCGAAGTGCGAATATCGAAAGGCATTGCCACCAAATCTGAAACGGCTAGCGAGTGCACGGCCATCGAGATGATTGGTCCTAACAGACCGGGGCTCTTCTCGGAGATATCCGCAGTTCTTGCCGAGCAGAGGTGCAACGTTGTTGAAGCCCACGCGTGGAGCCATAACGATTGCCTAGCGTGTGTAGCTTACATCTCCGACGAATCTACCTCGACTGTGATCAATGACCCTGATCGACTGGCCACTATCGAAGACCACCTCTCCACCGTCCTCCGACCTGCCACAGCTTACTGTGATCGGGATAAGGGCGTGAAGGCGCATTTTCTCGGGTGCGACAGCTCGATGAGTCACACCGAGCGGCGGTTGCACCAGCTGATGCTAGCTAACCGCGACTTTGATGGGCCGCCAAGGCCCACAACCGCTAGTACATTTTCATCGATGGAGATCAACGGCGACGGAGAGGGGAGGAGGACGGTCGTGTCAATTGACCGATGCAATGAGAAAAGATACTCTGTTGTGAACGTGGACTGCGTGGACCGACCGAAGCTAATGTTTGACACCGTGTGTACGCTCACAGATATGCAGTACATTGTCTTCCATGCTTCGAGTACTTCTCATGGGCCTTTTGCTTCTCAG GAGTACTACATTCGGCACAAAGATGGGCGCATGTTGGACTCCGCGGGTGAGAAGCAACTAGTTGTCAAATGCCTGGAGGCGGCAATTGAGCGTAGGATTTGCGAG GGGGTCCGGATAGAGCTATGCACAGAAAACACTGCAGGACTGCTCTCTTACATCACGCGGGTCCTCCGAGAGAACGGGCTCACCGTAGCTCATGCGGACATCGCGACCCGCGGAGAGAAGACGAGGAGCGTCTTGTACGTCCGGGATATCTCCGGAAACAAAGTCGACTTGGGAGTCATAGAATCAATAAAGAGAGAGTTGGAGCCTTTCGCATTCCAGGTGAGGAACGAACAAGCGTTGCCGCGCAAATATAGCTCGGAGGGCGGTGATGGTTACGGCTTCTCCTTTGTTAGCCTGCTGAGATCTCAACTAGAAAGGTTCTCCCACAGTTTTGTCTCCATATGA